The nucleotide window GGTCAACGCGCGGGATGTTAGGTCGAATGACAGTTTATGTCAATCAAAACCTCAATTTTTGTCAGGCAGTGAGGGTCGGCCTAGGGCAAACCCCCGGTTCAACAGGTGAGCTGCTCGCGGGTGATTTTCAGGCCTTCCAGGTTGCCGAGGACGGTGACGGCAATCTTATCGGTGTGGAAGAACTCGTTAGCCATGGCGACCAGGTCGTCGGCGACGACGGCCTCGATGCGCTGGATGATCTCGTCGAGCCCAAAGAAGCGATCGAAGTACATTTCCTGGCGGGCCAGGTTGGACATCCGCGCAGTCGAAGATTCCAGGCTGAGCATGAGGCTGCCCTTCAACTGGTCCTTGGCCCGTCGCAGCTCCTCCTGGGGAATGGCATCGGCTTTCAGGTTGCGGAATTCCTGCACGATGGATTCCACCACCTTGCTGGCGGATTCCAGTGAGGTGCCGGCGTAAACCGAGAGGCATCCGGTGTCGCGATAGGGGTTCAGCTCGCTGTAAATGGCATAGACCAGGCCCTGGCGTTCGCGGACGTTCTGAAAGAGTCGAGAGCTCATGCCCCCACCCAGCAGGGTGTTCAGGATGTAAGAGGGATAGCGGCGGTCATGGGCGATGGGATAGGCGGGTACACCGACGCAGATCTGCACCTGCTCCAGCGATCTTTTGTTACGCAGCACGATGCGGGAGGAGACTTGAGGCGGCGACTCGTGGAAGCCGTTCCTGGCCGGCTTTAGCCGAGCGAAATGGCCGCTGACCAGCTCCACGAACTGCTGATGATTGATGTTGCCGGCAGCGCTGACGATGATGTTCCCGGGGGTGAAGCGCTGGCGGTAGAAATCGAACACCAAGGGCTGCTCGAATCGGCGCACGGTCTCTTTGGTGCCCAGGATGGGTTTCCCCAGCGGATGGTCGCGCCAGAAATTCTGGGTGAAGATCTCGTGGACGAGATAATCGGGGCTGTCTTCGTCCATCTTGATCTCTTCCAGGATGACGCCGCGCTCGCGGGCGATGTCCTTGACGTCGAAAACGGGGTGGAGAACCAGATCACTCAGCACCTCGAGGGCGATGGGCAGGTGCTCGTCGAGCACCTTGACGGTGAAGCAGACGCATTCCTTGGCGGTAAAGGCGTCCATGTTGCCGCCGATGGAGTCGATCTGGCGGGCAATATCCTCGGCGCTGCGCGTCTCCGTTCCCTTGAAGACCATGTGCTCGACGAAATGGGAGATGCCGTTGACCTCGGCATCCTCGTGGCGCGAGCCGGTCTTGATCCATATCCCGATAGACACGGAGCGGATGTGAGGCATCTCCTCGGTCAGCACGATCAGACCGTTGGGCAGAACCTCGCGTTGAATATTGCGCAGTTCTTCGACC belongs to Terriglobales bacterium and includes:
- a CDS encoding pitrilysin family protein, which encodes MVEELRNIQREVLPNGLIVLTEEMPHIRSVSIGIWIKTGSRHEDAEVNGISHFVEHMVFKGTETRSAEDIARQIDSIGGNMDAFTAKECVCFTVKVLDEHLPIALEVLSDLVLHPVFDVKDIARERGVILEEIKMDEDSPDYLVHEIFTQNFWRDHPLGKPILGTKETVRRFEQPLVFDFYRQRFTPGNIIVSAAGNINHQQFVELVSGHFARLKPARNGFHESPPQVSSRIVLRNKRSLEQVQICVGVPAYPIAHDRRYPSYILNTLLGGGMSSRLFQNVRERQGLVYAIYSELNPYRDTGCLSVYAGTSLESASKVVESIVQEFRNLKADAIPQEELRRAKDQLKGSLMLSLESSTARMSNLARQEMYFDRFFGLDEIIQRIEAVVADDLVAMANEFFHTDKIAVTVLGNLEGLKITREQLTC